From the genome of Acidobacteriota bacterium:
GCATCGATCTCCTCGACGGCCCGCTACGTCCATCTGACCCGCACCAGCGTCACCGCGACCCAAAGTCCGTTCGATCGCCTCCACCTGTCCGCCCTGCTGGTCCCGCCCACGCAGTAAGTGGCGGTGGCCGCAGCGGCTTCGGCGTCACCGCCACGGGCGGGGCGCACGCCCCGTCCTCGATTTGAACTGGCTGACATTCTCCGCCAACACGGTGACGCCTACCTCCAGACCCACCCGGCGGTCCCCGAGCAGCGGCGTGTCGTCCACGCGCTCACGCGGTGCCGCACCGCCGCCCTCGGCGGCCATCTCGAACGGTGTGATGCCTGCGGGCACGAACGCCCGGCCTACAACTCCTGCCGCAATCGTCACTGCGCCAAATGCCAGACCCTGGCCACCGCCGAGTGGTTGGCCGCGCGCCGGGAAGAGTTGCTCCCGGTCGGGTACTTTCACACGGTGTTTACCCTGCCCCATGCCCTGAATGGGCTGGCCGCCCGCAACCCGCGTCTCGTCTACGCGTTGCTGTTTCACTGCGCGGCGACCACGCTCCAGGCCTTCGCGCACGATCCCCGCCATCACCTCGGCGGCGATCTCGGTTTTCTCGCCGTCCTCCACACGTGGGACCAGCAACTGCGGTATCACGTGCACCTCCACTGTGTCATCGCCGGCGGCGTGCTGACGGCCGACGATGCGCACTGGGTGCCCGCGCGGGCTCGTTTTCTCTTTCCGGTCAAAACCCTCGCCCGCGCCTTCCGCCGTCGACTGCTCGATGGCCTCGCGGCCGCGGCCGCACGCGGCGATCTCGTCCTACCCCCAGCGGTCTCCGGTCCACAACTGGCGGCGCTGCTGGCCGATCT
Proteins encoded in this window:
- a CDS encoding IS91 family transposase codes for the protein MAAAASASPPRAGRTPRPRFELADILRQHGDAYLQTHPAVPEQRRVVHALTRCRTAALGGHLERCDACGHERPAYNSCRNRHCAKCQTLATAEWLAARREELLPVGYFHTVFTLPHALNGLAARNPRLVYALLFHCAATTLQAFAHDPRHHLGGDLGFLAVLHTWDQQLRYHVHLHCVIAGGVLTADDAHWVPARARFLFPVKTLARAFRRRLLDGLAAAAARGDLVLPPAVSGPQLAALLADLRRQNWVVYCKPPFAGPERVLTYLSRYTHRIAISNHRLTHVDETAVSFTYHDRPDGNRVKTLSLPVDTFLGRFLQHVLPSGFVRLRHYGFLASRTKDRRLARCRLALNVPSLPPTVAGDARSAAERFAALTGVDVTRCPHCHQGTMRIAYTLIPSPGPAPPIDSS